One genomic region from Plasmodium chabaudi chabaudi strain AS genome assembly, chromosome: 7 encodes:
- a CDS encoding CIR protein — translation MAENMCRRFKTVWGDFPDQLDNGNYNFKDDTYFKDFFTNKSCDNDIDKVNAISFWLFKQNFGDSSSSSINAKSNTDIVYYIVIWLIYMLRLKGDDNVTEFYNKCINPAQGYTNSIKDTNTNAYKSYMNLINTKLFLMNGGINDISKFYDAFKSLCNMYNEFDGDSPYCTQCLDDAKKFAKKYETLFNDTDTEGSLYSQILSILSTDYYNFINQCYEIKEGCGRFPCLPPYSRCSLTKNALITFIFVAISIFLGFAYKHSLFGFGKRSQKQYLREKRKKIKKKVYNYILLEESDYSRNSNNY, via the exons ATGGCTGAAAATATg TGTAGAAGATTCAAGACTGTATGGGGTGATTTTCCCGATCAATTAGATAATGGAAACTATAATTTTAAGGATGATACATATTTCAAAGACTTTTTCACTAACAAAAGTTGTGATAATGATATCGATAAAGTTAATGCTATATCATTTTGGttatttaaacaaaattttggGGATTCTTCTTCGTCATCGATTAATGCAAAAAGTAATACCGATATTGTCTATTACATTGTGATATGgttaatttatatgttaaGACTAAAGGGTGATGACAACGTAACggaattttataataaatgtataaatcCTGCTCAAGGATATACTAATTCTATAAAAGATACTAATACTAATGCTTATAAGAGTTACATGAAtcttataaatacaaaactATTTTTGATGAATGGGGGTATTAATGATATATCTAAATTTTATGATGCATTTAAATCATTATGTAACATGTATAATGAATTTGATGGAGACAGTCCATATTGCACACAATGTTTGGATGATGCCAAAAAGTTtgctaaaaaatatgaaacaCTCTTTAATGATACTGATACTGAAGGCAGTTTATATAGTCAAATATTATCTATACTATCAActgattattataattttataaatcaatgctatgaaataaaagaagGATGTGGTCGTTTTCCATGCCTCCCACCTTATTCACGATGTtcattaacaaaaaatgcgctaattacatttatatttgttgcAATATCTATTTTCTTGGGATTTGCTTAtaag cattcattatttggatTTGGTAAACGATCtcaaaaacaatatttaagagaaaaacgaaaaaaaataaagaagaaagtgtataattatatattactcGAAGAGAGTGATTATTCCAGgaatagtaataattattGA
- a CDS encoding fam-c protein, giving the protein MNKRIYSLVFFVLYILLTVSIHCSEHKASSVRDFFRVTKKTNKSKGKNDIEFKCETQLNNNNNKNDTYYNKQPVEDHCCYCICPCYMIGVLINNMIKSPISIFKF; this is encoded by the exons atgaataaaaggATATATAGTTTAGTTTTTTTCGTATTGTATATCCTTTTGACTGTATCAATACATTGCTCCGAACATAAG GCATCTAGCGTAAGAGATTTTTTTCGTGTTACCAAAAAAACGAACAAAAGTAAgggaaaaaatgatatagaaTTTAAATGCGAAACTCAATTAAATaacaacaataataaaaatgacaCATATTACAATAAACAACCAGTTGAAGATCATTGTTGTTATTGTATTTGTCCATGTTATATGATAGGGGTGCtgattaataatatgattaaGTCCCccatttctatatttaagttttaa
- a CDS encoding CIR protein — MNNLCEFINTIDVLLDVKWDGSKISFKYNSSLDNYCSMMGDEKQEDCNNYEEMISSAFLTLLHHFKSVNAGDENLEDDKLAQYALLWLCYEINKNKNNEISNLNDFHNKYIKNIEKYIMKIPNLGAYNSYKGIIDKQQNSMPIGVKEMFKLYEALKILCDMYTECDKKKQNYINCLQDANDFAKHFEELNQDSSITGNNSYREILSSLLTNYNNFKSDCNKKCSKCSDIPTLTNIKAPQSFEHASSSSSIASTLIPVLLAFTIPFFLGVAYKYSLFGFDKRLQRQYIREKVKKIKKKMTNYV, encoded by the exons ATGAATAACTtg tgtgaatttattaatacgATCGATGTACTTCTTGATGTAAAATGGGATGGTTCAAAAatatcttttaaatataattcgtCATTGGATAATTATTGTTCTATGATGGGTGATGAGAAACAAGAAGattgtaataattatgaagaAATGATTAGCTCTGCTTTTTTAACATTGCTACACCATTTTAAGAGTGTTAATGCTGGTGATGAGAATTTAGAAGATGATAAACTTGCCCAATACGCTCTTTTATGGTTATgttatgaaataaataaaaataaaaataatgaaatcaGCAATTTAAAcgattttcataataaatatataaagaacaTTGAGAagtatattatgaaaataccTAATCTTGGAGCTTATAATAGTTATAAGGGTATTATAGATAAACAACAAAACTCGATGCCTATTGGTGTTAAAGAAATGTTTAAACTTTATGAAGCATTAAAAATCTTATGTGATATGTATACTGAgtgtgataaaaaaaaacaaaattatataaattgtttGCAAGATGCTAACGATTTTGCTAAACATTTTGAAGAACTTAATCAAGATTCTAGTATTACTGgaaataattcatatagAGAAATATTGTCTAGTTTATTAactaattataataattttaaaagtgattgtaataaaaaatgcagtAAATGCAGCGATATTCCAACccttacaaatataaaagcaCCACAAAGTTTTGAGCATGCATCATCAAGCTCGTCGATAGCAAGCACATTAATTCCAGTTTTATTGGCATTTACAATACCATTTTTCTTGGGAGTTGCTTATAAg tattcattatttggatTTGATAAACGACTTCAAAGACAATATATAAgagaaaaagtaaaaaaaataaagaagaaaatgacCAATTATGTATGA
- a CDS encoding CIR protein, with product MAFGVCGAIKAIDKFFSVKQKNSVDVIEHYNLINTYCPFKNNPRKNECHSYEEMVSSAVIYLLKYFEFDYDYKDDFKNDKIAEYAILWLSYKLKQNPQNRINRLNDFYTKHIEKNAQYNTKITTVSDNKTYRNIIDKKKDLMDMDINDIFKFYAPFKSLCDMYNELDKENQECENYFRKANELVENFEKLNGNSDITGNNSYRKILYTLSTDYDDFKNYFVEKCSGYTNLPTLSKIKTLQFSSITSKLIPVLLAFAIPIFLGIAYKYSLLGFDKRLHIQYLREKRKKIKRREYNYILFEESDYSRNSNNY from the exons atgGCTTTTGGAGtg tGTGGTGCAATTAAAGCGATCgataaattttttagtgTGAAGCAGAAAAATTCAGTAGATGTTATTGagcattataatttaatcaATACTTATTGCCCTTTCAAGAATAACCcaagaaaaaatgaatgtcATAGTTATGAGGAAATGGTTAGCTCTGctgttatttatttgctaaaatattttgagtTTGACTACGATTACAAGgatgattttaaaaatgataagaTTGCCGAATATGCTATTTTATGGTTAAGTTATAAACTCAAACAAAACCCACAAAATAGAATTAACAGATTAAACGATTTTTATACTAAacatatagaaaaaaatgctcAATATAATACGAAGATAACTACGGTTagtgataataaaacatataggAATATtatagacaaaaaaaaagatttgATGGATATGGatattaatgatatatttaaattttatgctCCATTTAAATCATTATGTGACATGTATAATGAACTTGATAAAGAGAATCAAGAAtgtgaaaattatttcagAAAAGCTAACGAACTTgttgaaaattttgaaaaactTAATGGAAATTCTGATATTACTGGAAACAATTCgtatagaaaaatattgtacACTTTATCAACTGATTATgatgattttaaaaattattttgttgaAAAATGTAGTGGTTATACCAATCTTCCAACTCTTTCAAAGATAAAAACTCTACAATTTTCGTCGATAACAAGTAAATTAATTCCAGTTTTATTGGCATTTGCAATACCAATTTTCTTGGGAATTGCTTATAAg tatTCATTATTAGGATTCGATAAACGACTtcatatacaatatttaagagaaaaacgaaaaaaaataaagaggagagagtataattatatattattcgaAGAGAGTGATTATTCCAGgaatagtaataattattGA
- a CDS encoding CIR protein → MSKGVCEAINSVNELINVKMETEGTYIYYNDILKANCPFKAVLKTNECHGYEEIVGSTFIALLTLFKSNDDEVDALEDDKLIEYAILWLSYKLNQKQNIKFKNLKDFYDKYIKDNGNIYNNDITGVDAYNSYKDIINEKINMKTINIKEMSIFYDLLKLLCDIYTEFDSNNSDCTKCSQKANEFVENYKKLNGDSGIDKDSPYYQVLYILSNDYNNLKDKCSEFQSLPPIKIAHSSVKGHPDNSVHISEDTSSSSSIASTLIPILSIFSIPIFLGIAYKYSLFGFDKRLQRQYLREKLKKIKKKMNNYI, encoded by the exons atgtCTAAGGGAGtg TGTGAAGCAATTAATTCTGTCAACGAATTAATTAATGTGAAAATGGAAACAGAAggaacatatatttattataatgatatacTCAAAGCTAATTGTCCTTTCAAGGCAGTGCTTAAAACGAATGAATGCCATGGTTATGAAGAAATAGTTGGCTCTACTTTTATAGCATTGCTAACTTTATTTAAGAGTAATGATGATGAGGTGGATGCTTTAGAAGATGACAAACTTATTGAATATGCTATTTTATGGTTAAGTTATAAGCTAAATCAAAAgcaaaacataaaattcaaaaatctAAAAgatttttatgataaatatataaaggataatggtaatatatataataatgatataactGGCGTTGATGCTTATAATAGTTACAAGgatattataaatgaaaaaataaatatgaagactattaatattaaagaaatgtctatattttatgatctattaaaattattatgtgaCATATATACTGAATTTGATTCGAACAACTCAGATTGCACAAAATGTTCGCAAAAAGCTAATGAATTtgttgaaaattataaaaaacttAATGGAGATTCTGGTATTGATAAAGATAGTCCCTATTATCAagtattgtatattttgtcaaatgattataataatttaaaagataaatgTTCCGAATTTCAATCCCTTCCACCGATAAAAATAGCACATAGTTCTGTAAAAGGTCATCCAGACAATTCTGTACATATTTCTGAAGATACATCATCAAGTTCGTCAATAGCAAGCACATTAATTCCAATCTTATCGATATTTTCCATACCAATTTTCTTGGGAATTGCTTATAag tattcattatttggatTTGATAAGAGATTACAAAGACAATATTTAAGAGAAaagctaaaaaaaataaagaagaaaatgaacaattatatataa
- a CDS encoding fam-a protein — MNKGYIKIALALLSVAGYMQNIVFASETAVITNSSNENAKYRSNLRHVEDEPEEFSDPEKFNYDKYIRYHETKEGEQLMAEALNFSKKHAMHTDDYTLYSMKNGAALHFKKVNNTEIGKLEFTIPNANNYDDIVNTLWDVNAEKKFNNIFVKGSATKVYNENLAIVQQRYKAPIWDRYFYALANKVKLSEDETAIFLVSSDINDGNICTTKKYVNPIIKSANLFEPEINYDDDVISAKIHKFYVNLITLFIKKEADGVKITHLCSIDYDLNPKNRDQTLRKMTAGKMLSIVKLRDIFKNE; from the exons atgaataaaggATACATTAAGATTGCTTTGGCACTTTTAAGTGTCGCAGgatatatgcaaaatataGTATTTGCTAGCGAAACTGCTGTAATTACTAATTc ttcaaatgaaaatgcTAAATACCGATCAAATTTAAGACATGTAGAAGATGAACCAGAAGAATTTTCCGACCCTGAAAAATTcaattatgataaatatataagataTCACGAAACTAAAGAAGGAGAACAACTTATGGCCGAAgctttaaatttttcaaaaaaacatgCCATGCATACAGATGATTACACGTTATATTCTATGAAAAATGGAGCAGCTCTACATTTTAAGAAAGTAAATAATACTGAAATTGGAAAGCTTGAATTTACAATCCCCAACGCCAATAAT taTGATGATATAGTAAATACGTTATGGGATGTCAATGCCGAAAAGAAattcaataatatattcgtTAAag gaaGCGCTACTAAAGTATACAATGAAAATTTAGCGATTGTACAACAACGCTACAAAGCCCCTATATGGGAtagatatttttatgcattaGCCAACAAAGTTAAA cTATCAGAAGACGAAACTGCAATATTCTTGGTTTCATCAGATATAAACGATGGTAACATTTGTAcaactaaaaaatatgtaaatccTATCATAAAAAGCGCAAACTTGTTCGAACCTGAAATTAATTATGATGATGATGTTATAAGTGCAAAAATACacaaattttatgttaACTTAATAACActtttcattaaaaaggAAGCTGATGGTGTTAAAATTACCCATCTTTGCTCT ATTGACTATGATCTTAATCCCAAGAACCGAGACCAAACTCTTAGAAAAATGACAGCTGGAAAAATGTTAAGTATCGTCAAACTAAgagatatttttaaaaatgaataa
- a CDS encoding erythrocyte membrane antigen 1 translates to MKIISLGLISSILFSIVLAKNSSESESTTGCFPFCRKKTKKGHKTADELVEGKDEYNPDLPNLKFIEEFEPMTLEGCKGRLKELDDPFVSETDGMIIDEVTGFSRRKNDSVLSGWYVRPYEEDYDHMIKLNFIPLSEYYQRKQKNAHKQSGTYTPICRMSEKQEINTIHENDSNILHEDKENENKIEEKDELEEKSIAQLFPEDREDDKKIKEIVRRLYRVWKKDKAEIDKTEMKKMEEKKMKKIERKKKMTKLMNKIKCWN, encoded by the exons ATGAAGATAATATCATTAGGCCTAATTTCCTCAATACTATTTAGTATAGTTTTAGCAAAAAACAGTTCGGAATCAGAGTCCACCACGGGTTGc tttccATTctgtagaaaaaaaacaaagaaaGGCCATAAGACGGCAGATGAACTAGTTGAAGGTAAGGATGAGTATAACCCTGATTTACCAAATCTCAAATTTATAGAAGAATTCGAACCAATGACATTAGAAGGTTGCAAAGGACGCCTGAAGGAATTAGATGATCCCTTTGTCTCAGAAACCGATGGTATGATTATTGATGAAGTTACAGGATTTTCAAGAAGAAAAAACGATTCCGTTTTATCAGGATGGTATGTTAGACCATATGAAGAAGATTATGATCATATGATTAAACTTAATTTTATACCTCTTAGCGAATATTATCAACGCAAACAAAAGAACGCACATAAACAAAGTGGAACCTACACTCCAATATGTAGGATGTCTGAAAAAcaagaaataaatacaatacATGAAAACGACTCAAATATACTACATgaagataaagaaaatgaaaataaaattgaagaaaAAGATGAATTAGAAGAAAAATCGATAGCTCAATTATTTCCCGAGGATAGAgaagatgataaaaaaattaaagaaatagTAAGAAGGTTGTATCGTGTCTGGAAAAAGGATAAAGCGGAAATTGATAAAACAGAAATGAAGAAGATggaggaaaaaaaaatgaagaagatcgagagaaagaaaaagatgACGAAGCTgatgaataaaataaaatgctggaattaa